Genomic DNA from Manihot esculenta cultivar AM560-2 chromosome 15, M.esculenta_v8, whole genome shotgun sequence:
CAGCCGCCTTCCTAACGGTCCTTACCATTCTCTGCGGTCTCTTTTGCTTCATTCTTTGTCTCATAGCCGAAGCCACTCGTTCCCAGGTAACCCCATTGGATTTCTTTTGAATTACGAAGAACTAGACTTAACATGGCAACCAATTTAGGACAAAATCTTCTGGCGTCATCTTGCAGGTAACATGGGTTGCTGAGGACGTTAAAGGAAATGGTGAGAACTATGAATGTGTATACAGTGGCAGCGGAAAGACACCATTGTTATGTACTGCGGTTGCATTTGTGGGACTGGCAGTTGCTATGGTGGTGGAACACGCGTACATGTTGATTGCAATAAGTAAAGCACCTCCTCCAGTTTTGCTTACCTGGGACCCCGGTTATGGTCCTGCAAAGACTATAACTTGGCAAGCAGGCTTTTTCTTTGTTGCAACTTGGTATATATTAATACGATCAGCCcactttctttaattatttcaattatcaTCCTAATTAGAATGGATTGATTCAGTTGATGGGTTTGCAACATAATATGATTGCTTGCAGGGTTTGCTTTGCTGTTGGGGAAATCTTGCTGTTAATCGGACTGAGTGTGGAATCAGGGCATCTGAAGAATTGGTCCAGACCAAGACCAAGTTGCCTCATCATCAAGCAAGGCCTTTTCTCTGCGGCTGGAGTCTTCTCATTACTAACAGTGTTTCTTGCTTCTGGGTTATACTTGACAGCATTGCGTGCGCAGAGAATATCCCAAGAACACGAAAGCCTGCAGCGACAGATACTTGAAGCCTCCGTTCTCTATGCG
This window encodes:
- the LOC110602529 gene encoding uncharacterized protein LOC110602529, with product MTQRKAITHADLAPGPRCTDLGSKTAAFLTVLTILCGLFCFILCLIAEATRSQVTWVAEDVKGNGENYECVYSGSGKTPLLCTAVAFVGLAVAMVVEHAYMLIAISKAPPPVLLTWDPGYGPAKTITWQAGFFFVATWVCFAVGEILLLIGLSVESGHLKNWSRPRPSCLIIKQGLFSAAGVFSLLTVFLASGLYLTALRAQRISQEHESLQRQILEASVLYASPPRSPSHQISATARENPIARESHRTVQTTLIDPQAFSKSLILV